The genomic interval CACAGAAAGTTTAAGAGGATTGTATAGAGGAATTTTGCCCGAGTACTGCAAAGTGGTCCCAAGTGTTGGCATTGTTTTTATGACGTATGAGACGCTGAAGTCCATCCTCACGGAACTGGCATCAGATGATTAGCTGTCCAACATTTGTCACGCTTGACAATTTTGATGTTTGGGCCAGAATAACACTTGAGGCTGATTAGAGCGAGAAAAATGACTTTGTAGCATATGTTAGGATCTAGATGGTACTaggtttttaagtttataatatcATGGAATGGAAGGATATTCATATGGTTACAGATTTCTTGTAGTGCATGGTAAAAGAAGAGCCGCTGCCATAGGTCTTCAAATTTCTGTCCACCAGTTTTAGTGTATGTTAACAGTTTCAGTTTTGTAATGGTACATGAGGCCATTGTCTTCAGCTCTACAATACTATTGAAAGATGGCCTCCAAGATGATCTGTTTATCCATGTTGTCCTAGTGAGCTTATTACAATTCACAAGTGAGTTCGGCTACATTATTGTGAATGGCCTTGTCATTCAAATTTCCTGGTAGTGAGCAAGGAACGTTGTATCCCTCTTTATTGGACGATAGTTTGTTAATGCGGCCTCTTCTTGGATGCAAGTACAAGTTAAAAGTTAATTTTAGATCCACATTGTAATTGTTCAACTTCTTGCTCGCACGATGGACAAAACTGTCTATGGGAAATATTGGACATGTCTCCACTGCTTATGGACTGAGAAACGCCTGGCCTTTTCCGGCAAATGAACCAATCTCAAATGCTTAGTTAACTCAGGTGAAGAGAGGTGCTGCTAAACTTCGTTGAGAAGACATATAATGAAGTGTAGTGTCATATGCGGCAGAGCCATTATGTCGTCATCAATGGCTCAATGCTAGTGCATAATGTGAGAACAGAGTTCAAATGCTCAGTGACATCAATGCTAGCAGTACATAATGTGAGAACTGAGTAGCTAATCCACAGCTGATGGCTTCCTCAGAATGCATGTCATCTGGTTCCGCTGCTTCTTTGCACCTTTGCACGAGTATTGGCTGCGATTCGCAAAGGCGTTGATCTGTGGTAGTGGATTGTTAACAGGTCACTGAAGACTGTTCAGCATACTTCAGATTTGAGGGGCCATTGTTTACTTGAAAGGTGTCTCCCTCCCTTCTTAAATACTTATCACTGTTTCAACTTCGACATTAGTAATTTCTAAATGACTAGACTACGATGAACGAAAGctaaatgcttatatttaggaTGAACACAATTAAGTACTTATACATTTTTGCAAAAAGCGACAAATGATTGAAGCTTAATTATGAATAGTGTCCCGTGACAAGTATTTGAGAACGAACAGATTGCTTAGGAAAATATTTCTCCTCTTCTCGCTGAATTTTCATTTGAAAGATACTCTTGCTTGTATGCAGTCATGCATAGGGCTGTAAGTGGGTCAGccgcgaacccacttataggtcCAAATAAGCGGGTTCGTGATTTATTTTAGCCTATAAGTGGGTTTTgcgggttagccacttacacccctAGTCATGCAAATCAACAGTAAATAATTAGTACATTATACACATAGACGTATATAAATACTTCACTGCATTATCATGGGCCATACTGTGCATTACATTAGTGTTTCTTAGTCACCTTATTACATTGCAACCTCAGCTCCTGTTAATTCGAGCAAATGCAGTTCCTTAACTGATTTACTCTGATAGGACCTCTCTGAAAACTCAAGGTCACCCAAATCCGAAATCTTACTCCATTACCATAACCCACATGATCTccatatgtatgtgtgtatgatatcTGTATACCCGCATCCAGTATGGACATAGACTGATAGACACAGTGCTTTCTTGTGTTACACAGGAAAGCCTCCGGTTAGCCGTATATGGTTCAGTGATTGGCGAAGGCCATACTTGTTCACAGCTGCATAGGCAGCTCTGAAACCATCGCCGTATGCTGATGATGTGTCATTGGCGATCTGATGCAGGAAGAATTCTCCAAGCTTCTTCTCGGTGTGAGAGATCCCACCCTTCTTGGACGGTGGTGGTCGATAGGAGGACGACGAAGATGAAGCGTAAGATGTTGAAGCCTGTCCATATCTTGAAGTGGATGGAAGGATCTCTGACTCCAGCCACAGGTAAGACATGACCTGGCATATACCTTCCTCAATCTCCGCCTTTAGGTTCCGGTAACCTGTAGGTGCCATTGTCAGACAGGAtacaaagaaattaattaatgttcAGATAGGATTTCAGAAAATGGGAGAAATGGATGTTCAGATGATTACCTTTGAGGCGCAACCACCCATGCATCAATTCATGGGCAAGAATGGAGCCCGTTAGCAGCCTGCAATTGTATGGAATGTTTATGACTTCACACAAATGATACACGAATTGTAGCATTTGATTTACATGAAAATGGAAATACTTGTGAAGAATGCACTGACCTGGGGAGGCCAAACAATACAAGAATTGCAGTGACTTCGCATCTCCTAGTTAGCTTTTGCGGTTGGGTTCTCATATCTAGTAACCGATTTGCACCAATTCTGGGCCTCCTAAGTATCTGTAGAAAATCAGAACACAAAGGAACAAAGTCAATGATTTCATTTGGCCAACCTGCTACTCAGTGGAACTGTGGATGTAAGATCTGAAAGCAACTACTCTGTCTAGTTTATTGCAACTACATCATTGATCAGGGAATCTCATTAGATGATCAGTATTTATCAGAGAATCTCATCGTTTGATCAGAACGATGTTGATTTCATATTACCACTTGGTCTTCCTTGATTTGTTAGTTATTCATTAGAGAAATTGTACCATCCTAAAAACTGTTTAGGTTGACATGCGTTGTACTTACACTGGTCACAGTCTGCTCCTCTGACAGACAAAGGCCTTGTGTTTCAGGCATATGATGCGGTCCCTGCAGAAATACAAGATGCAATGATCAATAACACATACTCCGTCCGGTCATAGGTATTTGACGTTTAGGACAAGATTTGAACAAACTTCAAAGTTTGATTAAATCTTGTCCtaaacgttaaatatttatgaccagaCGGAGTAATGCATTATGCATTACAGAACAAACAGATGTAAAGAACCCACTTTGCTTTCTCCTTCCATAGCTTCATTAAGGGCTTGACGTTCAACCAAGAGCATGGGTATCTGCTGGTCTAGTTTCATGTTCATCCCTTCGTAGTAGTCTCTGATGGAATGGTATAGCGGTTGACATTCACCGGTGTCCATGATTGCAGAATCCAGGCATTCCATGCACAAGCTGCGTCCATCCCCTAATGACATATACTTTGTGTTCCTTGGCTGCAGGGATTCACAAAATGTCTTAAGTACGAACTCATATTTTAAACTGACAAATCAGTACAATTGcaatttatagaaattttgCCGAGAAAATAGAGAaactaataatatttttaatgtgTATTTGTAAGCATGAAATACATTCATCATATGCAAGAAAGGCAGTACAAACCTCCATTTTCTCACAGCTACAGCAACGAGGTGTTCTATCATGCTCATGCAAAGGACAATACTTCTGTCCCCAGAATGGATGGGCTCTGTACTCTATCAAACCAGTCCTGTTCGTTGGGATCTGCAATAAAAACCAAACACGTAAAAAGGGTTTCCTGCAAATGCTGTTCCAACGGCATGCTAATCCAAAAATCAGTTCTAGCACTTCTGCAAATAGttcatccacaaaaaaaaaaaaatcttacaaattGAAGGCAGACGTCACACTTTGGGTGATGAAGCTCCTTGTAGCACAGCTTGTGGTATGGATCTGTACCTAGCAAGGTGAACTGGGAAACAGAATAAAGTAAACTGTCACTTCCTGAGAACACCTGAACACACACACCTTCAGACATTCTAAACTGAATTGCAGAAAGGTTACCTCCGTCTCACGGATAGGGTGGCGACAGGAAGAACAGCGGAAGCACTGAGGGTGCCAGTACATTCCCATGCAGCTCAAGTAATGGCCATGCCCTATCTCATGCTTGCAACCCCCACAGACCCTGAAAGATATATATTGCTTCTTTACATACCAGCTGTTTCTGTGAATTGTAGACAGGTTAGTGAAAGCAGATTTGCTAACCTGTATCCTCTCGACCTGGCCTGGGTCTGAGAGGGTGCACAAGGATTGTAAGGCTGGTAAGGATTCATGTTCAGACTGTCCTGTATTGCTCTAGCGAGTTCTTCATCGTTTTCTCCCTTGTCATGGTTTCTCTCTACCCAAAAAAAGTTGCATCAATGGTGCTTAGTGAAGAGATAGGTTAAAAATATATGATCATAATATCACAGAATTCACAAATATGGCACCTTTTGTATTTTTGGCATCGTCTGCAAGAGCAAGGGCAAGTGCATGGTCCATTTCTTCATTGTTATGTCTAGGTGGTTCTTCCTTCTAGAAACATAACAAAGAAAGGTTCAGAAACTCTTTTCCCCATGATAGTGCTACATCATTACCATAATCTAACTGATAAAGGAAGGGGAATTTGGATAGTGGCACTCCATGAACCaaagaaaagaacagaaaaatGTCAGGTTGCGGAGGAATTGAGAAACATTACCTTTGGTCTAACTGGTTCTTCCCAGAGCGTGGTCTCTTCTCCTGCCGTCACCCGAGGGCGCCGTCGGTTGGCCTCGCCGTCCTTCGTCCCCTTCAGGAAAGCGCAGAGCCACTTCATGAAGCCGGATCTCCTCTCTGCGTTGCAGAAATGTTAGAACCGGACAGGTTCAGGGCTTCAGGCACTATGCAAAGAAGGATCTCAGACATGGCTAGAACTGAAATGTGGAGAGCAACATCCCACCTAACACTTCCTGCCCGCTGAAAGCAGGCAAAGAAAAATTGATGTATTTAAACACTTTGGTTGTCTTATATGCTCGGTTGGATGCTAATTGTAAGTGGATTAGGTGATGGGTTATCAACAACATAATTTCGCTAGCCCTTTGCTTTGATCAGATAGTCACAGTTgcacagttaaaaaaaaaatcagtcatcATGTCATGTACAGCTAAACtaaatttttaagtttttgtttgtatgaGGCTGTTAATTGGACtgtcatagaaaaaaaaaggcagatgCGTGTACCTGCATTGAACAAGATCAAGAAACACAGGGACAAAACGCCACACGAAATTGCTTGCGTTGCTAACATGGCCCCTCTCTACACCGTGCTAATCACAGCGTtatcttcttttcctttttcaattCTACCTCCGATTGACGGGGCACGCAGGCGCAGTCAGGGTCAGTCAAATCTTGGTGGCCCTCAAATTTATCCTGGATTATAAGAGTCAGTTTGAGTCTCCCATTTATGctatgtttggataatgggaaataaAGGGTGGGATTGGGATTAGAAAATGAATCAATGGCTAGGATGAAATAAGGTGAAGAAAATGAATAGCTAGAATTCAAAGTTACCCCTTCATAAGTGGGAAATTATTTCCCTTTCCTATTATCTAAACGGTGCCTTAATTTCCCTCCTCTGAATAGCACAGTGGTATGATTTATGCATGACAGTTAGAAATGTTCATCTGATGTGATTGCACGGCGATCGATGTTAGGATCAAACAGCTAAAGGTCGATTCGAAGCTAGACCAATAATATGGACCTGTACCATCACCATTTGCGCCACGCTCACGCCATgaattagggggtgtttagacggggctaaaactttttagtccatatcacatcgaatgtttggatgctaatttaaagtattaaatatagactaataaaaaactaatttcataaatgag from Oryza glaberrima chromosome 3, OglaRS2, whole genome shotgun sequence carries:
- the LOC127765350 gene encoding LIM domain-containing protein HDR3 isoform X1, with the translated sequence MLATQAISCGVLSLCFLILFNAERRSGFMKWLCAFLKGTKDGEANRRRPRVTAGEETTLWEEPVRPKKEEPPRHNNEEMDHALALALADDAKNTKERNHDKGENDEELARAIQDSLNMNPYQPYNPCAPSQTQARSRGYRVCGGCKHEIGHGHYLSCMGMYWHPQCFRCSSCRHPIRETEFTLLGTDPYHKLCYKELHHPKCDVCLQFIPTNRTGLIEYRAHPFWGQKYCPLHEHDRTPRCCSCEKMEPRNTKYMSLGDGRSLCMECLDSAIMDTGECQPLYHSIRDYYEGMNMKLDQQIPMLLVERQALNEAMEGESKGPHHMPETQGLCLSEEQTVTSILRRPRIGANRLLDMRTQPQKLTRRCEVTAILVLFGLPRLLTGSILAHELMHGWLRLKGYRNLKAEIEEGICQVMSYLWLESEILPSTSRYGQASTSYASSSSSSYRPPPSKKGGISHTEKKLGEFFLHQIANDTSSAYGDGFRAAYAAVNKYGLRQSLNHIRLTGGFPV
- the LOC127765350 gene encoding LIM domain-containing protein HDR3 isoform X3 codes for the protein MAYSSRSCDQCSHERRSGFMKWLCAFLKGTKDGEANRRRPRVTAGEETTLWEEPVRPKKEEPPRHNNEEMDHALALALADDAKNTKERNHDKGENDEELARAIQDSLNMNPYQPYNPCAPSQTQARSRGYRVCGGCKHEIGHGHYLSCMGMYWHPQCFRCSSCRHPIRETEFTLLGTDPYHKLCYKELHHPKCDVCLQFIPTNRTGLIEYRAHPFWGQKYCPLHEHDRTPRCCSCEKMEPRNTKYMSLGDGRSLCMECLDSAIMDTGECQPLYHSIRDYYEGMNMKLDQQIPMLLVERQALNEAMEGESKGPHHMPETQGLCLSEEQTVTSILRRPRIGANRLLDMRTQPQKLTRRCEVTAILVLFGLPRLLTGSILAHELMHGWLRLKGYRNLKAEIEEGICQVMSYLWLESEILPSTSRYGQASTSYASSSSSSYRPPPSKKGGISHTEKKLGEFFLHQIANDTSSAYGDGFRAAYAAVNKYGLRQSLNHIRLTGGFPV
- the LOC127765350 gene encoding LIM domain-containing protein HDR3 isoform X4 codes for the protein MAYSSRSCDQCSHERRSGFMKWLCAFLKGTKDGEANRRRPRVTAGEETTLWEEPVRPKEEPPRHNNEEMDHALALALADDAKNTKERNHDKGENDEELARAIQDSLNMNPYQPYNPCAPSQTQARSRGYRVCGGCKHEIGHGHYLSCMGMYWHPQCFRCSSCRHPIRETEFTLLGTDPYHKLCYKELHHPKCDVCLQFIPTNRTGLIEYRAHPFWGQKYCPLHEHDRTPRCCSCEKMEPRNTKYMSLGDGRSLCMECLDSAIMDTGECQPLYHSIRDYYEGMNMKLDQQIPMLLVERQALNEAMEGESKGPHHMPETQGLCLSEEQTVTSILRRPRIGANRLLDMRTQPQKLTRRCEVTAILVLFGLPRLLTGSILAHELMHGWLRLKGYRNLKAEIEEGICQVMSYLWLESEILPSTSRYGQASTSYASSSSSSYRPPPSKKGGISHTEKKLGEFFLHQIANDTSSAYGDGFRAAYAAVNKYGLRQSLNHIRLTGGFPV
- the LOC127765350 gene encoding LIM domain-containing protein HDR3 isoform X2; this encodes MLATQAISCGVLSLCFLILFNAERRSGFMKWLCAFLKGTKDGEANRRRPRVTAGEETTLWEEPVRPKEEPPRHNNEEMDHALALALADDAKNTKERNHDKGENDEELARAIQDSLNMNPYQPYNPCAPSQTQARSRGYRVCGGCKHEIGHGHYLSCMGMYWHPQCFRCSSCRHPIRETEFTLLGTDPYHKLCYKELHHPKCDVCLQFIPTNRTGLIEYRAHPFWGQKYCPLHEHDRTPRCCSCEKMEPRNTKYMSLGDGRSLCMECLDSAIMDTGECQPLYHSIRDYYEGMNMKLDQQIPMLLVERQALNEAMEGESKGPHHMPETQGLCLSEEQTVTSILRRPRIGANRLLDMRTQPQKLTRRCEVTAILVLFGLPRLLTGSILAHELMHGWLRLKGYRNLKAEIEEGICQVMSYLWLESEILPSTSRYGQASTSYASSSSSSYRPPPSKKGGISHTEKKLGEFFLHQIANDTSSAYGDGFRAAYAAVNKYGLRQSLNHIRLTGGFPV